In Aedes albopictus strain Foshan chromosome 3, AalbF5, whole genome shotgun sequence, the genomic window TCTTACTATGTTCCAAAGCTGGCTGATAGGTGTGTCTTTGTCAATTTTTGTCCGTAGTTCATGAGTGTTCTTTCTTTTTTCCCTGCGTATCAACCTTTCCAGATTTGCTTGAGCTTTTCTGAAGGCTAGTTGGTTTCCTAGGGTTTTTTGTTTGTTGTAGTTTTTCAGACATTCTCTTTTGTGGTTGTATGCTTCTTGTATCTCGTCATTCCACCAGCGTTTCAGGTAATTAGCCTTTTTATTTTTGACGATGTAGCTAGATTTTTCTATCACTTCTTCGAATATTGTTTGGAGCTCTTCTAGATCGTATTAAAATTGTAATTGAATAGTATTTAATTCTTCTATAGCTTTCGTAACGTTGACCTTTGTTTGTAGTCCTCACTTCTGCTAGCTATCGGAATCCTTAACTGAACGCTCATTTTGATTTTGATGGCCAGATGAGTACTTCCAAAAGATTGATCTTCGACTTCCCAGATTGTTTTGTTAGCTATTCccatggtttgcatgaggtgtcgttcaaaccaactgGAGTAGAcggtagttcagctcatgtcaacccataatttgattatttcttaaaatatttaccaaatctataatttttcaataagtttaagctaattttcttcacgcgattaaatttagccatttttgagactacagatggctcccaaattgttgttaaagccagagctgccacatacagggttgtatacgaaaaaaaaattggcaccccgtcgtttatttttaaaccgcaaggcaatggaacaagtttgttaactcaaaaaatagtatatttttggaactattttttaagctttcagtcctagtaaaatactttgaggtagcaaaataaacgagggggtgccaacttttttcgtgtacggaatacagataatgtggcagctctggttaaagctttgtttagtaccaaaaaaaatacCAGACGTTAGTAATCCTAATTTTAcgtaaatcaaaaaaaaaaagttcgaaatagtcaggtttttttacgcgggggatacgtaccgcgtgaaaaaacttagttcaaaattcaaaaaaccgcgtaaaaaaaagtctcaccatttctcgacgaatcatgcaaaaataagacgatgatttttttttatatggagttttgatctacgcggccgcgtaaatgaaaagcgtaaaaaaagacctgactgtaaattgttataaaacagaaaaatttcaAACATTAGGTGGCAAAATATATATAAACCAACCTCggactgaaaatctccctaataaagctaataataataataggtaGTTCCACTGCCTTATAGAGGGTTAAACAACATTGAATTGCGTTTATTGAACATCTACTGTACACGATATCCAATGCCAACAAAAACAAAACTTTATGCACAAAACTTACTTGAGAACGGTTCTCGCCGAGGAGCAATCCTCAAAACGGATACTGTAGCCAACTTCCTGTCCCAGCATGACATCCATTTCCTCCGAAACTCGCTGAGCGACGGACATTGCGGCCACTCGCCGAGGCTGCGTACAGGCCACTGCTTTGTTTCCACTGGCTCTGGCAAATTCCACACACCACTGGGGAATCTGGGTTGTTTTTCCGGAACCAGTTTCACCGACCAGCACGATACACTGGTGCTCCGACAGCAGCCGCATAAAATCCGCTCGATACTCGAACACCGGCAGGGTGATACGCTTTTTGTACAGGTTAAAGTAGTTCTGCGTGTACGGGATTCCATTCATTGGGTTAGTTTTCCCATTGGACGCGGCTGTACCGGTCGGAACCATATTGCTGCTGCCGCTGGTCGACGCTCCGGAATCGAGCATACCCTTTTCCTCCctgcaatagaaaaaaaaatcgtatgcaAACATCGCGTTTCAAGGGCCGCCGCCATGTTGCTTGGGCATCCGCCACCAACACTTGCGTTGCGCTTCCAGACTGGCTCGGGGTGAAAATCTTACCTTCGTTTCTTGATAAAGGGATCCATCACTTCGATTCGTCTTTTCGACATTTTACACTGCGGACCCGAACTGCCGACGCGATGCAGCACAAGGAACAGGAATTAGCGCGAACAAAAATGGTAAAAATCGATGGAAAATACGGAACCACACGCGTCTTCCCGTTTTTGTCTGCGATCACTTCTTTTGCACGggcttttcgggattcctcgcaAGCAGGCAGAAAAGGATCGAAGCGAGAAACACGCAAAGAAAATGGAGGAAGACGAATGTTTGACAGCCGTGAAATGTTTCAGTATTCAGGTTGGTTTACACCGTTTTATACGATTTTCATTTGCATGGCACAGCTCTATTTTACTATTTTTGACATTTCGACGAATGTGACTCAAAACgaaacagaaaaataaacaaagtttctccaagaaacgTGACAACACTCGTCTTTTCTGAATCGTTATTTTTGCGTAATATTATTACAATTTACAGGTAATTTACCAAGCAATTTATCGAAACTGCTTCAAACATTGATTCTCTTCAATTTTTTACAGAATGCTTTCAAAAAATATCACGCAAATCGGTCGAATACCGATGCAGAATTACATAATCAAAAACCAAATCCAAACGAGCGCCGCCTGCATGGAGATCCGCAAGTTGGCCCGGCTTCGCGTGGTAGACAACAGTGACATCGGCAAGCGGGCCATGGCCGAGGGTAAACCGCCCAAGTGCATCCACGTTTACAACAAACAGATGGTGGGTAAGGTTGGCGATAAGGTGCTGGTAGCGATCAAGGGCCAGAAGAAGAAGGCCATCCTGGTCGGATGCCGGCAGAATCAGCTTCCCAAGATTCCCAAATTCGACAGCAACAATATCGTGCTGATAGACGACAATGGCACTCCACTGGGAACCAGGATTCACGTACCGATTCCGACTATTTTGAGGACCATTTTGAAGGAGAAGACCCAAGCGAAAGGAGCGGATTACACCAAGTTGCTCGGAATTGCCAGTCGATTTGTTTAGGAGGATCATCATGATCGAATAAAAACAGCTTAAATAACATCAAAACCTATTTTGTTTATTACACACGACGTTGCTTTCCGTAATCGATTCCCTCCACCATGAGTGGATTGTCCGCTTTGCGGTCGGATTTTCGCTTCTTCGGCACATAAGCCTTTTTCCGCCTGGTGGCGATTCCCGTCACGTGCTTCAACGAGTCCGGAACGATGTACTCCGGTACGTCACCAAGATGTTCCTGGACCTTAACTGTGTGCAAAGTGCGGTCATGTCTAAGGGCTTGTAGATCACGGGGATTTTCCTCGAAAAAGCTCTGGAAAAGAATTAGATAAGAGAAGGTTAATAAAGAGCGATTTGCCCATCGACTGACAAGCTTGATCAATTTCTTTCTGTCGATTCGCATATGGTTCTTATGGGTCCTTCGACAACATACCTTCAATTTCTCCGAATTGAACATTTCCGTTTTGATTTCCTTGATCCTGGCTTCCCGAATGGAAAACTTTGTCACCGCTCGCCAAGCATCTCGAGCTCTGTACCGGAAAGGTTCGACTTCCTCCATTTTGAAGTGATAGCTCCTGAAACAGAGAGAAGGCGTTAACATCTTAGAACTTCTTCAACTCAACGTTCACAATACTTTAAAACTTGATCGCCCTCCTCGTAGCCCGGCCTCAGATGATCCTCGACCGCCTCCATGGCTTCCTTTTCTTCGATGGAAACCAACGACAGGACACTTCCGGTGTTGTTTCCCCGGGCGGTCCTTCCCGCGCGGTGTATGTACGCGTTAACGTCCTTCGGGAAGTCGAAGTTGATCACGTTCGATACGAACTGGAAATCGATACCACGGGAAACACCCGCTTCCGATTCCACCTGTTTGGCGATCTGCttgatcattttcttcttttggccTTTCTTCTCGTTGACGGACGGATCCAGGACGTGCAGTTCATCCGATGCAATGATTATGTCGTATAGGCCCTGAAATTGTAAGAATGTTTCAAACATGGTAAATACACATTTTTCATCGAAATTTACGCTGTACAAACCTGATTGAATTGGTTCACGGTGTGACACCGAATCTTAGCCGGAAGCTCTGAATTTAAGATGCACGATCTTATGCTGAATTGCTCAAGGAACAGCTTTAGCCTAAAAAGataaatattttgaattttaaaAAGACGCTTAACCCAGACAAATAAAACGACATAAATCGACTCAACGTCAGAGAGAAGATTAGTCGGTTATCCTGCTCCGGCCAAGGATCGTCCAAGGACATTCCATGCCGTATCAATCAATCTGTTAATATATCATCATTGAAGGTTGCACCACGGTGCTTCATCTATCGTTACATTACGAAGTGGCTACGCAATAATCTTCTATTTTGTCCGCATTAATTCTGtatgcagagaaaaaaaaattgctgaagaaaagcGAAGAATGGTTCAACCATTAGGTCAATGCCCAAACCCATTTTTGGTGTATTTCTCTAATTGTTACATACATTGTTTCAAATGCGAATTAATCGATAAGGTTCGTAACAATAAAACCCAGATAATCACAAAAGCTAATAAGTTTATGGTCTAAAAAGGGATTTTAGCATTTATATCGTTACGTCCTTCTTAGTGCCATGGATCACATACCTCAGGGGGGTAGTCATATGATTTATTTTTCCCTAAATTGTGGCCACCCGGTAAATGTAATCGAAGCGTGATGCATACTGATATAAATTCCTATTAATTTTCATACTGACCCGGTACTTACCTGTAACACCGGTCAATGGAGTTGACGAATATAATGCTCTTCCCTTTGACCAGCTGCAGTTTGAACAGAGTGTACAAAACGGCTGCCTTCTCGATCTCCTCCGCCAGAATGTGATAGTGAGCCAGCTGCGATGCCGGCGCCATTTCCGGTTCCTCCAGCTTCAAAATGACCGGATTGTGGAGGATGATCTTCTTCAGTTCCATCACGTCCTTTTCGAGCGTAGCCGATGCCAGAATCGACTGGTGCACGCTCGGGAAGTAATCCAAAACCGTTTTTAAATCGTTCTCGAAGCCGAAGGTGAACATCAAGTCCGCTTCGTCCACCACCAGAGTCTGGAGACTGTCTTTCACGGAAATGTTTCCCTCCTGAAGTTGGGCCACCAGTTTTGCTGGAGTGGACACTACGATATCCGGACGTTCCGCAAGGATGTGTTTCAGTGCCACCTTATCCACCTTTGTCGACAAATCCACACAGCGGACCAGCCGACCACACTTAATCGTAAGGTCTTCAATGACCTTCGCGATCTGATGGCACAGGTCCTTACTGGGCGCCAGAATAACCACCGTCGTTTGCTGTTCCTTCGCATCCTGTTTGTAGTTCAAAATCTTCTGAATAACCGGAATTGAAAAGGCTGCTGTTTTGCCGGATCCCGTGCGAGCACGAACCAACACGTCCTTTCCCTCCAAAAGTAGTGGAATGGCTTTCTCCTGGATCAAAGTCGGACAAAGCCAGCCTAGCTTGGCGATACCCTGCAACGGAGCACAAAACAGGTAAACACTCGTCGAGCCTTCGAGGTTAGGTGCAAAACGTAACGAAATGCGTCTAATTTTTAATTCCACATTTTTACATACCTTCAATATTCTGTCATCCAACTCCATTTGATGGAAATTGAGAGACTTTTTCTCGTCCTTATCACTCATTTCTGTAATGCGATTGTTGatttttccggaagaaatttaatATGATTTCACATGCTAATTTCCACAACAGCCTGATGAAGATGTGAACTTGCTTTCAAAAGAACAACCAAAACAGCAAAATTGCTGATAAAAAAAACGCAGCGAAAGCGAAGCGCATGAACAAAACACGCACGAAGAAAATTATTTGACATGACTGACAATGAAATATTTCGAAAGCGATATGACAAAAAGTGTAACATGTGCTGATCATACACGGAAATTGAATCtctcagaataaaaaaaaaaacaccaaatcgaAGCCGCGACGCGACCCAGGGGCACGACAgagcccaggtaaccactaagcactgttggaAGCGTAATAAAAGCCAATCAATAGTGTTCCCGAAGGGAAACCACACTTTTCTTCAGCAGCCGACTGGTTTTCGGCGACGCTcaaactaaaatttattgattCATTAATTATACAATTTCACTAATCTAATCTATTTAAAGTACTTACAATAAAGCGGTTTCGTTTTAACCTTCGAAATGTTTCTCCGATTAGTCGAGGTGTCGAACACTGGTGCAACTACCCTATTCGCTCTTTAGCGGATTCGTCGGTATTAAAGATACTATAAGCAAAGATACGAagtgtgatgattgttgttgtcgatgatgatcatccaatcatgacgatgatgccgacgagcaatgctttaaagcacgtttgacaggtctcctgctcgattggaatgacattgacagaaaatttggaattccaattggaacatttcgtgtctttgcatatagtgtctttagtcgGTATCTGTTGGGAGCGATCAcaataagggaagattcaaatattacgtccatcgtttttcgggatttctagaccccccctcccccctctgtcacgcacttttcctatacccaatacacgtactgtcacacttttctagacccccccctcccccaaatgttggacgtaatttttgaacgttccctaattgTCTATTTCTTTAATCTATCCGGTCTGCAATCACACTTGTCTACTTACAGCTTCAATCAACGCTACAATTTACCACCGGATCCTGTTGTTTTCACAGTTCTCCTCGTTAGTATACGCCGAGCCTATATGTACGTATAATCAATGTTTACATTATTTTCTCACCCATTTCCTCTTTTCTTTTCAGGTACTACTCACGGATTTTTGTTTGACTACAGGCACAGACCAACTACAGACTGCTTTCTACTACTCACTATTCTCTCCACCACTACTACTTCGCGCGAGCTGTCATGCTACGGTTATGCTGCTGGGTTAGAGCTATTCAGTATTAGGCCTGTTCACTGACTTTACCGACCTAACTTTTATTAATTGCGGCGTCTCAACAAATAGCATTTCAGTGCCAGCAAGCTCTATACtaaattttcaaatgtttatAGGTACTAAGTATTGTAAgcactacccggataaaaactaaccatagggtgtatgttgaaaaccattcctgcaccatacagtgtaccagctacaataaagtgtattgtaatgaaatggttcgctatactatacatttacattggatttttatgtaacaatatattatactgtttttcttacgtttgaaccattcacttttccgaaacattatttttccgtgaatttttaattatttctggtgttcgatttgaatagatcgtatgtttgctgtgattcctatgcagattcgacctattcaaatcgaacaccagatttattcagtttaagattttatccgtgctttgttttgttgatgtttgtgacttttttgatgcaaaggaaaggaaagaaaaaaagtgaataagttgaaacatcaatttaaccttttggaatcgatttttttcgccgctgttgacgcaacgtcgctggtgtcgaacacatttgttatgctcggtttcatcgccggggtcatatatgaccccgccggctccaaagggttaatgccaataacatgtttaaatcagtggtaaactgcaggtccaagcaggggtccaagagatatggcgggctcgagggcgggctaggtgtgtagagtgcgatgagagaaatacgaatgcaatgtaggccaacccggaaagatgcaggtcagattaccgtaaatcagtagatgagttcaacacttcaacactattctttctgtatttgcatttaggggagttttctcctcttctctcatgtgaacttgccttcgaccacaatcgaatcaaatgcggttgacaaactttatctttgacgtagagccatctttaacatatggactggactgaacactgaaatgacttttaatataggttcgtctgcgggttcgctttttaacctaacttatacagtagacgttcggtcggtgcaaacggtttaactgca contains:
- the LOC109411984 gene encoding large ribosomal subunit protein uL14m; translation: MLSKNITQIGRIPMQNYIIKNQIQTSAACMEIRKLARLRVVDNSDIGKRAMAEGKPPKCIHVYNKQMVGKVGDKVLVAIKGQKKKAILVGCRQNQLPKIPKFDSNNIVLIDDNGTPLGTRIHVPIPTILRTILKEKTQAKGADYTKLLGIASRFV
- the LOC109411982 gene encoding probable ATP-dependent RNA helicase DDX56; the encoded protein is MSDKDEKKSLNFHQMELDDRILKGIAKLGWLCPTLIQEKAIPLLLEGKDVLVRARTGSGKTAAFSIPVIQKILNYKQDAKEQQTTVVILAPSKDLCHQIAKVIEDLTIKCGRLVRCVDLSTKVDKVALKHILAERPDIVVSTPAKLVAQLQEGNISVKDSLQTLVVDEADLMFTFGFENDLKTVLDYFPSVHQSILASATLEKDVMELKKIILHNPVILKLEEPEMAPASQLAHYHILAEEIEKAAVLYTLFKLQLVKGKSIIFVNSIDRCYRLKLFLEQFSIRSCILNSELPAKIRCHTVNQFNQGLYDIIIASDELHVLDPSVNEKKGQKKKMIKQIAKQVESEAGVSRGIDFQFVSNVINFDFPKDVNAYIHRAGRTARGNNTGSVLSLVSIEEKEAMEAVEDHLRPGYEEGDQVLKSYHFKMEEVEPFRYRARDAWRAVTKFSIREARIKEIKTEMFNSEKLKSFFEENPRDLQALRHDRTLHTVKVQEHLGDVPEYIVPDSLKHVTGIATRRKKAYVPKKRKSDRKADNPLMVEGIDYGKQRRV